CTAGTGGGAAGGGAACTAATCCAAATTTCGTTAATCGAACCTTATCTAGTGGGGGGGGAACTAATCCAAATTCCGTTAATGGAACCTTATCTAGTGGGAAGGGAACTAATTCAAATTCCGTTAATGGAACCTTATCTAGTGGGAAggaaactaatccaaatttcgTTAATCGAACCTTATCTAGTGGGAAGGGAACTAATTCAAATTCCGTTAATCGAACCTTATCTAGAGGAAGGGGAACTCATCCAAATTCCGTTTTTCGAACTTTATCTAGAGGAGGGGAAAGAAAAAGCTACCATTCAATTCTACGATTCATAGATATGAATCTGTAGACACAGAACTGTCGATGTGTACCACTGGTCGTAACTTTGACCAAATATACATTTGGTCAAcattacgaaattaaaaaacatgtgAATAGTATGTTTCATTTCCTTTTGTAAAACCACACTACTTTGCACCTCGATTATGACATGTGAACATAGTTCACTGTGCATAGAGTGGCATAATTCACGTAAACTTTACAAAGTTATATCAGAATAATGATCGTATTGCAGTTAATTCACTTGCAATGTGATCAGTTATTTTTCCATTgtgtttacttaaataaatagatcGCCGCAAATTACGTTAGTAATTTAATATGAGTCACAGTTTATGGCCGCCGCCAAGCTGTCTAAAAAGAACTAGAAAATCCGTAGAATTTttactgcaataaaaaatttgttctgcAATAAACTTTTCGTcggaaaagaaataaacaaatctatttttattgtttgtttttttttaagttttttttatctcattaagatgttattttttaagtgttttttatcTCATTAAGATGTTATTTTTCATGAGACGAAGCATGTCGACTAAATTTtcagttacaaaatataaacatagAATTCCTTTTTATACTTTAACATTGTGGAAATATACTTCTTGAACCACCACTAGATGGCATTGTTAACTGTCAAAAGATTCTTGAAAAagacatttacatttttaatgtagttatagTAATAGCCATTGTCATGTATActtcatgttaaaatatatcCTTTTTGTTGTTACTTATCCCCTATATCTGGTTATTtgaatagttttctttaatttaagaaaacgaGAATAAATCTTCGGTGTAATTATCAACCCGttaggaattaattaaactctaaaagagaaaaacattaagTGGGATAAGCCTGAAACTAACCTTTATTCCCGCTACGATCATTGTTTCCGAGACAAATCGACATCTCGCATAATCATAGTAGTGTTcctttaaaatgacttttttaatactttaacaaatattaagtgGCAACAGTCCAAAGCTCTTTGATCATTATTTCTTTCACGAACGTTATTTCCGAGAGGGATGAATCAATGactttataatcaaattttctaaacaaactCGAGATAATATGTTTGTAACTTCTAGATGAAATGTTGgtttaattttcagttacaaaatataaacatataattcctttttataCTTTAACATTAAGTGGGATAAGCTTGAAACTCAGTCATCTTTATTCCCGCTACGATTGTTGTTTCCGAGATACATCGACATCTCGCATAATCATAGTAGTGTTcctttaaaacgatttttttttaatacattaacaaatattaagtGGCAACAGTCCAAAGCTCTTTGATCATTATTTCTTTCACGAACGTTATTTCCGAGAGGGATGAATCAATGactttataatcaaattttctaaacaaactCGAGATAATATGTTTGTAACTTCTAGATGAAATGTTGgtttaattttcagttacaaaatataaacatataattcctttttataCTTTAACATTAAGTGGGATAAGCTTGAAACTCAGTCATCTTTATTCCCGCTACGATTGTTGTTTCCGAGATACATCGACATCTCGCATAATCATAGTAGTGTTcctttaaaacgatttttttttaatacattaacaaatattaagtGGCAACAGTCCACAGCTCTTTGATCATTATTTCTTTCACGAACGTTATTTCCGAGAGGGATGAATCAATGactttataatcaaattttctaaacaagCTCTAGATAATATGTTTGCAACTTCTAGATGatatgtttgtttaattttcagttacaaaatataaacttagaATTCCTTTTTATACTTTAACACTAAGTGGGAAAAGCCTGAAACTCTGTAACCTTTATTCCCGCTACGATCGTTGTTTCCGAAATAAATCGACATCTCGCATAATCATAGTAGTGTTcctttaaaaggattttttcaatactttaacaaatattaactgGCAACAGTCCAAAACTCTCTGATCATTATTTCTTTCACGAACGTTATTTCCGAGAGGGATGAATCAATGactttataatcaaattttctaaacaaactCTAGATAATAtgtttgtaacttaaaatacacGTTATGTCATTCTTGGGATCATAGAAGCGGAAAGATAACGGTCGACGTTAACCATTTGAATTCGTGGGAGTTAGCCCTAACGTCACTCATCTACAAAATGGGGGAAAACAAAATGAGGAAACAATACAATAAGTGAGGACTTTGCAGGAAAGATGACTTTGTTTAATGATGCGTAGTGtaagcgaataaaaaaaataaaaaaaagttcgaattTGTGTGAAGATAccggtacaaaaaaaaattatcgaattcacttttcgaaaatgaaaatgctatttttgttctaaaggAAACTGATGAACCCTTTAAACCtgatttaaatagatttaaaaaaaactaggaagaaagtgtcatttttattagttatttccTGTTTGTATTTTCCTCACTTGTGTGTGATTTGAAATTTGTGAAATGGTTGAagtatttgaattatatttttgtttttgtaaaagtagttgaagtaattttgcaaaatagGAAATTTCTATTTGgaatgtataattatttctatttttacaaaCTTCGAATTATTAATCATAGTTAGAGAATTTCGCAGTATAAGTCTAAccgagttaaaaataaattaattagctaTTTCTTTCGGACCCAcatgttttatttgtaacatcACACTAAGTTTActgaaaaacacttttaattgaAGAATTAAGTGAAGGAAATAAGGAATCTTTGAAAAACTCAGTTGTTGTCTTcagccattaaggcagagggggtgcgatctATGGACAAAAATTCGAATTTCggtcgtaattttgacctgaaccagagaacgatcaatctccaattcagtacccccagaggtattgatttattatgggaacatggagggctttgtgacccgacagatttaacgcgcaccagtcaccatttattacacgggAGTCTTTGGCCGGCTGGTTTCGAACTCCCGGCTCAGCctcctgccaaccaggctatcccggccgaAGAACTCGGTCTTTTGAACTCAAACCaaataaataacacttttgCTTGATGTATAAAACAATAACGCATATAATCTGCTGAGTATTTTAATGAGgcgtttttcaaataaaaaagatgttttaaaacagcttttttaTATTGCTATACATTCTATTACTAGTTTTCATTCGCTAAACAACCCATGAATGGTTGAATCTTTCGAAGTACCTGTTAGCCTTATGTCAACACGTACTCTCTACTCTGCCTCAGCCTTTGTCAATAGTGCCAACTGTGAATTGCAACATGTtcgaaaccttttttttttctttgaaaaatgtgtGAAGAAACAATGTTAAAAACGGCTAGCGGATAGTTTCATGGCCTCACAAAAGCTTcgcaatgaaatttaaaatacaattcgcaataaaaaatattcttctggAAGTATTTGGATCAAAATTTCGTATTGACGAGGAATGGTATACGATTTTCTACCTTGTATATTATATTATCgtgtataaatattgtttatatacgataatatatatataccttgtataaatattatcatgtctaaccatttttctttgtattttatagGTTTTTCGCCGCCACATCAACATGACATGGCCCGACAAGGTGCAATGAGCATTGAAGAcattatcaaaaacaaaattgccCATTTTCGACGATGGAAGCAAACAAAATTGAGCAAGAGACGTCCAAAATGGGGTTTTCAATTTTCTGTTATGACCTATAACATATTAAGCCAAGTAGCGGTGGAAAATCATCGTTTCCTGTACAAGCACTGCAGCAATACTTTTCTTCAAGAAGATTATCGAGTTTCCAGGATCTTGCCGGAAATCTTGAACAGCAGAAGTGATATTATATGCTTGCAAGAAGTTGAACAGCATGTGTTTGAGTACAGAATCAAGGAACTTTTTCAAACTAATGGATTCGAATCGATTTTCAAGAAGAAGACAAGCAGTAAAGGCGATGGTTGTGCCATCTTGTGGCGAAAGAAGAAGTTCGATCTTCTTCAACATTGTGAGGTTGAGTTCAAAGCAAATGggaacaagtttttaaataggGACAATGTTGGTTTAATTGCTGTTTTGAAACCCATTCATCCAAATTTAAGGGACATCAATCTCCATGTTGCTACCACCCATTTGTTGTTTAATCCCAGAAGAGGGGAAGTGAAACTGTGCCAGCTTCGACTACTTCTTGCAGAACTTGAAAGATTAGCTTTGAAGGAAATCTCTAGTGATGGTCAGCATCATTATCATCCTATAATCCTCTGTGGGGATTTCAATATCGAACCACATTCCCCTTTATATCAGTTTATCGAGTCTGGATTTGTTGATCTAACCAATGTTTTATCTGGAGATATGTCAGGACAGACAGACGGAAAGAAAAGGGGCAAATGTGTGAATGGTGAGCAATTATCTTTGCACAAACTCGGTATAAATCAATCTAGTCGTTACGAGGATACATCAGAAAATAAACTATCAACTTCTGTACCAAATAGTCAATCATTTGCTAATTCAGGCAGTGGGTCTAGTAACTTGGCTAATCCACCGACAATCGAATCTGTGGACCCCAGTATATTGTTAGCAATCGGTAAATCGGATGATCCGCGTTGGATAACTACTTTAAAAGCAATGGGTCATGATAAACTAGCCCAAGATCTAGCTTCCAAGCAATCAGCCGTGCCAAAAACGTCTGTAGATTTCAAAACCAATAAAGCCGCCAATTCAAACGACTCTGAAGATATGGATAGTAGTGATGGTAGGTGCGAGCAAAGCGACCTTCAGTTTTCTCACAATTTCAAATTCATACCTGCCTACAAGTTTCAAACCGATAATCCAAAAGACATGCCTATCACGTCCATGACTGGCTGTGATTACAATACTGTGGACCACATTTTTTATACCGTTAGAGagaagcaaaatattaatacttacaCTGAAGGGAAATTAAAACTGTTAGGTGTGTATGGCCTAATGCGAAAGGACGATATTGATGATATCGGAGGATTGCCAAATGCTCACTTGGGCTCTGATCACACCAGTCTCATTGCGCAGTTTGGATTGTGTTGtaagagataaaatattttaattcgtatcatccttcatttattttttataactatgaaGAAGTGAGCAAGCTAatttaacagggtgcgtagcgttttttaaaagtgcttaattttcccttttccaaaatgttatttttcctttatcatGATGAATTTCGCCATGAAGTATGCAAAAAGACACTTTTCGCATTGTTCTATTctacgttttcacaattaattcaacgtctgtccgtagcgtatgaaaacgccattcgttttagatgtttcaaaattttatgattttttgcaATTGTCAAGCACTatgacaaaagtttttttttttttttttgacatgacgggtAAAACCGTTAATTGTCAAAAACGTGCCCACTCTGccaagttatgaatttttttaagtgcttaaaaatatttttgagtgcttattttttgttaaaaaatttggctaCTCACCCTGTTAATCAATGTTTTATTCTAGTGAGTTGGAAGAAAAAGTTCGTCTCTTTTAAGTGtcaagaagttatttttaaattaaagctacctcagttaataactaaaaattttactaagctCTTATGTTAACATGTGATTACAAGTTCTAGTTAGCATGTCTGTTCCAAAAATGGCcgctgattttttaaaaaaaaaaatcgaaaggaGATTAGGTTTGTACTTAAGAGGTTCAAAATTGGTAACAAAAACTCGTCAACAGATGGCGCTGATGATTAGGAAAAGCACTAAATCAAAGTTAGTGCATCTGCTTTCAAATGGTGGTTATTTTGAGACCAAGTTTCTATAGGTTTTCTCAGTCAGCAGCACCAACTtggtaactaattttgaaacttactGAGAGTGAAGTTCTCGTTTCCTAAACAGTACTCAGCTCGTACGTATGTTTCTATCTACCTcctttattctttaatatatttttcaaatcatcggTCATTTTTAGACCCTGTTTAACTTACGCCACCACAATAGCTCTTGTAAAAGCATGCTCCTATATGACATATTGTTAAGTTGCGTAAAGAGGACTATTTGGTTCAATTGTTAAAGACCttggaaatttttcttattatattgttatttatttatatgctataaaataatcattagtgattattttatagcatattaatataggaaattatttaactaaattgaaccaaatttttagataaccattattttcctaaattaaatgGAGAATGATTTAAGTACTTCACGTTATGCTTGAATCTTTGAGGATATTGTCCATGACTTCTGCGctgtgtaaataaatatattttttaaagaaaagcttttggatataaataatttaacatctaTATAACTTGTTAACTTAGTGAAATGCTAATTTATTaccctaattttaaattaataaatgtttggtAAATGGATGATGACATTTCCACTAGTTGAatgatattgatatttaatgttGGTGTAAAATGTaaacactcattttttttaagtacaaaattgaCGTTTTTCAAAAGCTTATCAGAGTTGttagtacataaaaatgtttgtgataaatattgtaattgacATTCTTctcgaatataaaaaaaaaatattattaacctATATTGTCTATGTCATTTTTGTATAAGCTTTAAGGGCGCattcgaaatataattttttcagttacgaaatcagatgcAAAAACATATCGTagattaataaacatatttttccctAAACAGATTAGAGTGCTTAATGTTCAAAATATGGGGGTGCAGCCGCAATCTGGGGAATACGGTCCCTTTGGCATTAAAAGCGGCCGAAAGTTTGAACCtcttaatagaaattttattttttgcatctttCGACATAACTCAAGAACTAATTAacagaattacaaaattttttttgctcaaaattataaaacttgtttatccaaagatatttccatgtaaaaataatgctcatcctgtttgattatttaatttaataaaatttttgaattaattggtatgcaaatttttacaccaATTTAATCTACGTAATTCTGAATGACGAAATCCGACATTTGAAAAGAATCGGTTGAAGAActcttgtgaaataaaaattacgtcaaaaaaaaaagtaagtttattcaGATAAGGTTCGTTTTTGTGTCTTTGTCtcctaaattataatattgtttttgctgtATAATTAGCAATAATTAAGGTAGAACCTCGAACCATTGAGACTAAAATCTAATCATtgcataaaaagttatttaggatgttcacttttttattttgtgcactataCGTTTGTTAGTTACTTGAAAACGTAACTAACAAACTACTACTgcgacttattttatttttttaaagagttgtACTTTccaaaaatacgaaaatagaattttcaaaagtttgctGACAGATATAatctcttataaaaataaaatgaatttatattatcggtaaaaattgtttttttcataacgtgtttattaattgaatataattatacCCTTCTTTCACTAATTCGAGAGTTTAGTAcaaaacatatttgttacaattCATCTTCGATTCTAGAATTTTTCCGGTCAGTGAGTTTGATACTAcaagtatattttaagtaattcaatatactttttttttaacaagaatagAAATCGCAAACCATAAAAAGCACTATGAAAAACTTATCCAGTTTTTTCTATGctctcattttaaaacttttttccgtTTACCGTGATGCTTTGTATTATTCGCTCAATTTACTTCAATTATTGACATTTTCGTACggaatgaataaaacaatatactATGTCGCGTTTATCTGTTGTTGCAGGACTAATTACTACCGAAAAGATagattatcttatttttttca
The Parasteatoda tepidariorum isolate YZ-2023 chromosome 9, CAS_Ptep_4.0, whole genome shotgun sequence genome window above contains:
- the LOC107452822 gene encoding protein angel homolog 2 isoform X1 yields the protein MDFNRISYPIVYPQYSSWVPYNAVPVQDVRFGGFSPPHQHDMARQGAMSIEDIIKNKIAHFRRWKQTKLSKRRPKWGFQFSVMTYNILSQVAVENHRFLYKHCSNTFLQEDYRVSRILPEILNSRSDIICLQEVEQHVFEYRIKELFQTNGFESIFKKKTSSKGDGCAILWRKKKFDLLQHCEVEFKANGNKFLNRDNVGLIAVLKPIHPNLRDINLHVATTHLLFNPRRGEVKLCQLRLLLAELERLALKEISSDGQHHYHPIILCGDFNIEPHSPLYQFIESGFVDLTNVLSGDMSGQTDGKKRGKCVNGEQLSLHKLGINQSSRYEDTSENKLSTSVPNSQSFANSGSGSSNLANPPTIESVDPSILLAIGKSDDPRWITTLKAMGHDKLAQDLASKQSAVPKTSVDFKTNKAANSNDSEDMDSSDGRCEQSDLQFSHNFKFIPAYKFQTDNPKDMPITSMTGCDYNTVDHIFYTVREKQNINTYTEGKLKLLGVYGLMRKDDIDDIGGLPNAHLGSDHTSLIAQFGLCCKR
- the LOC107452822 gene encoding protein angel homolog 2 isoform X2 → MFLIRNTFRCVVKKCLQCSICFSPPHQHDMARQGAMSIEDIIKNKIAHFRRWKQTKLSKRRPKWGFQFSVMTYNILSQVAVENHRFLYKHCSNTFLQEDYRVSRILPEILNSRSDIICLQEVEQHVFEYRIKELFQTNGFESIFKKKTSSKGDGCAILWRKKKFDLLQHCEVEFKANGNKFLNRDNVGLIAVLKPIHPNLRDINLHVATTHLLFNPRRGEVKLCQLRLLLAELERLALKEISSDGQHHYHPIILCGDFNIEPHSPLYQFIESGFVDLTNVLSGDMSGQTDGKKRGKCVNGEQLSLHKLGINQSSRYEDTSENKLSTSVPNSQSFANSGSGSSNLANPPTIESVDPSILLAIGKSDDPRWITTLKAMGHDKLAQDLASKQSAVPKTSVDFKTNKAANSNDSEDMDSSDGRCEQSDLQFSHNFKFIPAYKFQTDNPKDMPITSMTGCDYNTVDHIFYTVREKQNINTYTEGKLKLLGVYGLMRKDDIDDIGGLPNAHLGSDHTSLIAQFGLCCKR
- the LOC107452822 gene encoding protein angel homolog 2 isoform X3, producing MARQGAMSIEDIIKNKIAHFRRWKQTKLSKRRPKWGFQFSVMTYNILSQVAVENHRFLYKHCSNTFLQEDYRVSRILPEILNSRSDIICLQEVEQHVFEYRIKELFQTNGFESIFKKKTSSKGDGCAILWRKKKFDLLQHCEVEFKANGNKFLNRDNVGLIAVLKPIHPNLRDINLHVATTHLLFNPRRGEVKLCQLRLLLAELERLALKEISSDGQHHYHPIILCGDFNIEPHSPLYQFIESGFVDLTNVLSGDMSGQTDGKKRGKCVNGEQLSLHKLGINQSSRYEDTSENKLSTSVPNSQSFANSGSGSSNLANPPTIESVDPSILLAIGKSDDPRWITTLKAMGHDKLAQDLASKQSAVPKTSVDFKTNKAANSNDSEDMDSSDGRCEQSDLQFSHNFKFIPAYKFQTDNPKDMPITSMTGCDYNTVDHIFYTVREKQNINTYTEGKLKLLGVYGLMRKDDIDDIGGLPNAHLGSDHTSLIAQFGLCCKR